One window of Rhizobium leguminosarum genomic DNA carries:
- a CDS encoding carbohydrate ABC transporter permease: protein MHSQKLGWLLLSPTIVILGLFGIFPFIYVLWVSFHAWNPFAANPGMVFNWADNYRRLVFDPQFLASLGITLTFVFFAVVSELVLGYILAQALLKDFPGKAVFRTIHTLPLIMAPIIVGSVWKLMTTPSIGIIPYLLRSWFGYDLNIGQSAAAAFTVTVIMDIWHWTPLVTLSLIAALVSLPSDPFEQAQIDGAGKSQIFWHITLPLIRPALLATVFIRLMDALRTVDEVLMLTGGGPGSSTRYIGVHIFKEVFPKTNYGYGSAISVIVLYLTIVVCWLLYVGLIAPRVKRG from the coding sequence ATGCATTCACAGAAGCTCGGGTGGCTGTTGCTGTCACCGACCATCGTGATCCTGGGGCTGTTCGGGATCTTTCCGTTCATCTACGTCCTCTGGGTCTCGTTCCATGCATGGAACCCGTTCGCGGCCAATCCGGGCATGGTCTTCAACTGGGCTGACAATTATCGGCGGCTCGTCTTCGATCCCCAATTCCTGGCCTCGCTCGGCATCACCCTCACATTCGTCTTCTTCGCCGTCGTGTCGGAGCTGGTCCTTGGCTACATCCTCGCCCAGGCGCTGCTGAAGGATTTTCCTGGAAAAGCGGTGTTTCGCACCATCCACACCCTGCCGCTGATCATGGCGCCGATCATCGTCGGCTCCGTGTGGAAGCTGATGACCACACCATCCATCGGCATCATTCCCTATCTTCTCAGGAGTTGGTTCGGCTACGATCTGAACATCGGCCAGAGTGCTGCCGCGGCCTTCACCGTGACGGTGATCATGGACATCTGGCACTGGACGCCGCTTGTCACCCTCTCGCTGATCGCCGCACTGGTCTCGCTTCCGTCAGACCCTTTCGAGCAAGCGCAGATTGACGGCGCGGGCAAGAGCCAGATCTTCTGGCACATAACGCTCCCCTTGATCCGCCCGGCCCTGCTCGCCACGGTGTTCATCAGGCTGATGGACGCGCTGCGCACCGTCGACGAAGTGCTGATGCTGACCGGAGGCGGCCCTGGTTCATCGACCCGCTACATCGGCGTCCATATCTTCAAGGAAGTCTTCCCCAAGACGAATTATGGCTACGGTTCGGCGATCTCCGTCATCGTCCTTTACCTCACAATCGTCGTCTGCTGGCTGCTCTATGTCGGCCTGATTGCGCCCCGCGTGAAGAGAGGTTGA
- a CDS encoding extracellular solute-binding protein produces the protein MHYALKASALALTLGLATTASPAWADFWSDAGAKFKGVTLHGVTESTPPSNYIKNVLAPEFEKKTGIKVEIETTSWDQMYDKAIKDMEAKTGIYDMVYIEQDIIYSYLARNFLVDITKTLKDQPDLKAPTYDDSNFTSFSDYFKDASGDLFGTPMEAFLKTYLYRKDLFDDPKIKEAFKKETGKELKPATTHEEYTQIAEFFTKYGKDNSMELWGTTAQAHTGHPASWYEFFESIVPTFGVYNWGIDAKNNYAATVEHGGTMNGDKAKAALKYWLHLRDIAPPESTQSTWTETATTFAAGRVAQGLIYGENAAWIASDAAQSKVVGQVGFALPPLEPGVLDDAKAGKGYIGYYDGGAFGVPITSKNKEASLLFLEFIGQNDVQPDWAIAAPRITNKATFDDPKVKEMDTKLGGFYTMLKDEGKLFAGAPPYPFHAQVREATAPIFYDILTGKIGPDEGLDQMAAKAEEELTSLGYRK, from the coding sequence ATGCACTATGCTTTGAAGGCTAGCGCGCTTGCGCTGACGCTCGGCCTCGCGACGACCGCTTCGCCGGCCTGGGCTGACTTCTGGTCCGACGCCGGCGCCAAATTCAAGGGTGTGACACTGCACGGCGTCACCGAAAGCACCCCGCCATCGAACTACATCAAGAACGTGCTCGCTCCGGAATTCGAAAAGAAGACCGGCATCAAGGTCGAAATCGAGACGACGTCCTGGGACCAGATGTACGACAAGGCCATCAAGGACATGGAAGCCAAGACGGGCATCTATGACATGGTCTATATCGAGCAGGACATCATCTATTCCTATCTGGCCAGGAATTTCCTCGTCGACATCACCAAGACGCTGAAGGATCAGCCGGATCTGAAGGCGCCGACCTACGACGACTCGAATTTCACCAGCTTCTCCGACTACTTCAAGGACGCGAGCGGCGATCTCTTCGGCACGCCGATGGAAGCCTTCCTGAAGACCTATCTCTATCGCAAGGACCTCTTCGACGATCCGAAGATCAAGGAGGCCTTCAAGAAGGAAACCGGTAAGGAGCTGAAGCCGGCGACCACCCACGAGGAATATACTCAGATCGCCGAATTCTTCACGAAGTACGGCAAGGACAATAGCATGGAGCTCTGGGGCACGACCGCTCAGGCCCATACTGGCCACCCGGCGTCCTGGTATGAATTCTTCGAGTCCATCGTGCCGACGTTCGGCGTCTACAATTGGGGCATCGACGCCAAGAACAACTATGCGGCGACGGTCGAACATGGCGGCACGATGAACGGCGACAAGGCGAAGGCCGCGTTGAAGTACTGGCTGCACCTGCGCGACATCGCTCCGCCTGAATCGACGCAGTCGACCTGGACGGAAACCGCAACGACCTTCGCGGCCGGCCGCGTTGCCCAGGGGCTGATCTACGGTGAGAATGCCGCGTGGATTGCAAGCGATGCCGCGCAGTCGAAGGTTGTGGGACAGGTCGGATTCGCTCTGCCGCCGCTTGAGCCAGGCGTGTTGGACGATGCGAAAGCCGGAAAGGGCTACATCGGCTACTACGATGGCGGCGCCTTCGGCGTGCCGATCACGTCGAAGAACAAGGAGGCGTCGCTGCTGTTCCTCGAATTCATCGGCCAGAACGACGTACAGCCCGATTGGGCCATCGCCGCACCTCGCATCACCAACAAGGCGACGTTCGACGATCCGAAGGTGAAGGAGATGGATACCAAGCTCGGCGGCTTCTACACGATGCTGAAGGACGAGGGCAAACTCTTCGCCGGCGCTCCTCCCTACCCCTTCCATGCGCAGGTGCGTGAAGCGACCGCTCCGATCTTCTACGACATCCTGACCGGCAAGATCGGTCCCGATGAAGGCCTCGACCAGATGGCGGCCAAGGCCGAAGAGGAACTGACATCGCTCGGCTATCGCAAATAA
- a CDS encoding PE-PGRS family protein: protein MPIPQISDTIHLNHPDAGDANAGNGGDGHNNGTINYNPVAYVDPVQTVDGASTHLHNGDHVWQTADWDAGHGGAGGFTQAQNGFLAAISNSGAGGAGGDSNSNGSQGNSSGHDTAAVAAATTATQYTQLVADQHATILAGVGGNGGNGNNALGGDISSALVHTNPETTTVHNDLDHFINAFGHIDVSHLGS, encoded by the coding sequence ATGCCTATCCCACAGATATCTGACACGATTCACCTCAATCACCCAGATGCAGGTGACGCGAATGCCGGCAACGGCGGTGATGGCCACAACAATGGGACCATTAACTACAACCCGGTTGCATATGTAGACCCCGTGCAAACGGTTGACGGGGCATCTACCCATCTGCACAACGGTGATCACGTTTGGCAGACGGCAGATTGGGACGCCGGCCATGGCGGAGCCGGTGGCTTTACCCAGGCCCAGAACGGCTTCCTGGCGGCAATCTCGAACAGCGGCGCCGGCGGCGCGGGGGGAGATTCCAACTCCAACGGCAGTCAAGGAAACTCAAGCGGCCACGACACGGCTGCGGTGGCTGCGGCTACGACCGCGACCCAATATACGCAGCTTGTGGCCGATCAGCATGCCACCATTCTCGCAGGCGTCGGCGGTAACGGCGGCAACGGGAACAACGCTCTGGGCGGCGACATCTCGTCAGCATTGGTTCACACCAATCCCGAAACGACGACGGTGCACAATGATCTCGATCATTTCATAAACGCCTTCGGCCATATCGATGTCAGCCATCTTGGCTCATGA
- a CDS encoding type I secretion system permease/ATPase, translated as MTTISIKPSIKPSRPQTHLVAALRACAGAFGLIFLYSCGYNLFLLTPSIYLLQIYDRVLSSRSADTLLMLTMIIAIAVLVGSMLDIVRRAALSRIGSWLDHRLRPMVLTASFEYAALADTGAATECYRDLAALRQFLDSPASALFFDVPWAPVFLLLLFLVHPLLGTIGLLCAFALLLFAFLTELATREPLAHANLALSRSYFRFATALKNIEVIRAMGMQDGAAMMVYRDAEMARRTQDIAMHRTEIILGFSKSIRTLAQILMMGSATWLVLANNGSPGIIFVASLLLGRGLAPIEGAIGAWRSFTFARNAFNRLNRMLIAVASEQEARMVPVPERNGLVLDDVSYIKPFADRPILTGVTLCLAPGDCIALIGPSGSGKSTLGRVMAGVVQATSGCALLGGVDISALRLCGGTRHVGYLPQDIELFGGAIKDVIGRLDGGDPGKAIDAAKLVGLHDAILRLPQGYETDIGEGGNLLLRAQRQQLGLARAAYGNPSLIVLDDPNSSLDYDGERMLFAAIERMKSRGMTVVIITHRMGILPVTNKIAIMRNGTVAAVGDSERIYETYLQPPSRTGT; from the coding sequence ATGACAACGATTTCGATAAAGCCATCGATAAAGCCATCGCGGCCGCAGACACACCTCGTTGCTGCGCTCCGGGCTTGTGCCGGAGCCTTCGGGTTGATCTTCCTCTATAGCTGCGGCTATAATCTCTTTCTTCTGACACCTTCCATCTATCTCCTGCAGATCTACGACAGGGTCCTGTCGAGCCGAAGTGCTGACACGCTGCTGATGCTGACGATGATCATCGCCATCGCCGTGTTGGTCGGATCCATGCTGGACATCGTGCGCAGGGCAGCTCTTTCGCGCATCGGCAGCTGGCTGGACCACAGGCTCCGGCCCATGGTGCTGACAGCATCATTCGAATATGCCGCTCTCGCCGATACGGGAGCCGCCACGGAGTGCTACAGGGACCTGGCCGCACTACGCCAATTCCTCGATTCACCGGCTAGCGCCCTTTTTTTTGACGTTCCCTGGGCGCCGGTATTCCTGCTCCTGCTGTTTCTTGTTCACCCGCTGCTTGGGACCATCGGTCTTCTATGCGCATTTGCACTTCTGCTGTTTGCGTTCCTGACGGAACTGGCGACGCGAGAGCCGCTTGCCCACGCCAACCTTGCCCTTTCGAGGAGCTATTTCCGATTTGCGACCGCCCTCAAAAACATCGAGGTTATCCGGGCAATGGGCATGCAGGATGGCGCAGCGATGATGGTCTATCGCGATGCGGAAATGGCGAGAAGAACGCAGGACATCGCGATGCATCGCACGGAGATCATTCTTGGATTCTCCAAATCGATCCGCACACTCGCGCAGATCCTCATGATGGGATCTGCTACATGGCTGGTGCTCGCGAACAACGGCAGTCCGGGTATCATCTTCGTTGCGAGCTTGCTGCTCGGGCGCGGGCTTGCACCGATCGAGGGCGCAATAGGCGCATGGCGCTCCTTTACCTTTGCGCGCAATGCCTTCAATCGCTTGAACAGAATGCTGATCGCCGTTGCATCGGAACAGGAAGCCCGAATGGTGCCGGTACCGGAACGCAACGGCCTCGTTCTCGATGACGTCAGCTACATCAAGCCATTCGCCGATCGGCCGATATTGACAGGCGTCACGTTGTGCCTCGCGCCCGGCGACTGCATAGCGCTCATCGGTCCGTCTGGATCGGGGAAATCGACTCTCGGTCGCGTCATGGCAGGCGTTGTGCAAGCAACGAGCGGCTGTGCTCTTCTCGGCGGGGTCGATATCTCGGCTTTGCGCCTTTGCGGGGGGACCCGCCACGTCGGATACCTGCCGCAAGATATCGAACTTTTCGGAGGAGCGATCAAGGATGTGATCGGCCGGCTGGACGGAGGAGATCCCGGCAAAGCAATCGACGCCGCGAAGCTGGTCGGATTGCACGACGCGATCCTGCGGCTGCCCCAGGGCTACGAGACCGATATCGGTGAAGGTGGAAACCTGCTCCTTCGAGCTCAGCGCCAACAGCTGGGACTGGCACGGGCGGCCTATGGAAATCCGTCTCTGATCGTTCTCGACGATCCGAACTCGAGCCTGGATTATGACGGCGAACGGATGCTGTTTGCGGCAATCGAGCGCATGAAATCCAGGGGTATGACCGTCGTCATCATAACGCACCGGATGGGGATCCTGCCAGTCACCAACAAGATTGCCATCATGCGTAACGGGACTGTGGCTGCCGTCGGCGACAGTGAGCGGATCTATGAAACTTATCTTCAACCACCGTCTCGAACAGGAACGTAG
- a CDS encoding LuxR family transcriptional regulator, with the protein MGRNAPTVIIVGHSTLARTTVVKILERELAGWNFIDLISTESLDRALGAEVRLIALDLAGRSVESSSLRDDLAAITARFPEAPITLLSNTDDAIIARQALKVGIRGFFSTSLPVDIALAGLGLVLAGGTFFPQLLGAATNGSSEHGPARNEAEKRLDDRTQYLAIADFTPREADVLAELQCGCSNKVIAGKLNLSGHTVKMHVQHIMRKLQAQNRTEVVARLVQRAADGHDALPS; encoded by the coding sequence ATGGGGCGCAATGCACCAACTGTGATCATCGTTGGGCATTCTACACTGGCGCGCACGACCGTAGTGAAGATTCTTGAGCGTGAACTCGCCGGCTGGAACTTTATCGATTTGATCTCGACCGAGAGTCTCGATCGAGCGCTTGGAGCCGAGGTGCGTTTGATTGCCTTGGATCTGGCCGGCAGAAGTGTTGAGAGCTCCAGTCTGCGTGATGACCTCGCGGCGATTACGGCACGTTTTCCTGAGGCTCCTATCACGTTGCTCTCAAATACGGATGACGCGATCATAGCCCGTCAGGCCCTCAAGGTGGGGATCCGCGGCTTTTTCTCGACTTCACTTCCCGTTGACATTGCGCTTGCCGGTCTTGGTCTCGTTCTGGCAGGAGGAACATTTTTCCCGCAGCTTTTGGGAGCGGCTACAAACGGCTCAAGCGAGCATGGTCCGGCCAGAAACGAGGCTGAAAAAAGATTGGATGATAGGACGCAGTACTTGGCGATTGCCGATTTCACTCCCCGGGAAGCGGATGTCCTCGCAGAGTTGCAGTGCGGATGCTCAAATAAGGTAATCGCAGGAAAACTCAATTTGTCGGGGCATACGGTAAAAATGCATGTGCAACACATCATGCGCAAGCTGCAGGCGCAGAACCGCACTGAAGTGGTTGCCCGCTTGGTTCAAAGAGCCGCCGACGGGCATGACGCCTTGCCGAGTTAG
- a CDS encoding DUF2160 family membrane protein, with amino-acid sequence MMFQSGNNERKPGFLPIETNWFDRLFISVVIWVALSLFWMRFIEPFGPSVWFAAAISAVLGIYVVWKG; translated from the coding sequence ATGATGTTTCAATCAGGAAATAACGAACGCAAGCCGGGATTTCTGCCGATCGAAACGAACTGGTTCGACCGGCTCTTCATCTCGGTGGTGATCTGGGTCGCGCTCTCGCTGTTCTGGATGAGGTTCATCGAGCCGTTCGGGCCTTCGGTATGGTTCGCGGCGGCAATCTCGGCAGTCCTCGGCATTTACGTCGTCTGGAAGGGATGA
- a CDS encoding ABC transporter ATP-binding protein has protein sequence MANVQVSDVTKRYGALQVMHGVSVDIEDGEFVVLVGPSGCGKSTLLRMIAGLETVSGGDIRIGGRVVTNAPPKERDIAMVFQSYALYPHKTVAENMGFPLKMAKRPKAEIDEKVGRAAEILDLTRYLDRYPKQLSGGQRQRVAMGRAIVRDPKVFLFDEPLSNLDAKLRVTMRVEIKELHQRLKTTTVYVTHDQIEAMTMANKIVVMRDGRVEQIGKPLDLYDFPVNLFVAGFIGSPSMNFLQGRVATRDGRKFVVTDQGVALPMENTKVDEGRGVTYGIRPEHITIGADGVPVEVSVFEPTGSETLIFGRAGGVPIDALIRERIEADPGRTMYFHIDPRRAHIFDRETGQRL, from the coding sequence TTGGCAAACGTACAGGTTAGCGACGTCACCAAGAGGTATGGCGCGCTTCAGGTCATGCACGGCGTCAGCGTCGACATCGAGGACGGCGAATTCGTCGTGCTCGTTGGGCCCTCCGGATGTGGCAAGTCTACCCTGCTGCGGATGATCGCCGGTCTCGAGACTGTCAGCGGCGGCGACATCCGGATCGGCGGCCGTGTCGTCACCAACGCTCCTCCGAAGGAGCGCGACATCGCGATGGTCTTCCAGAGCTACGCGCTCTATCCTCACAAGACGGTCGCCGAGAACATGGGCTTTCCGCTGAAGATGGCCAAGCGCCCAAAGGCGGAGATCGACGAGAAGGTCGGCAGGGCCGCCGAGATCCTCGACCTGACGCGCTATCTCGACCGCTATCCGAAGCAACTGTCGGGCGGGCAGCGTCAACGCGTGGCGATGGGCCGCGCCATCGTCCGCGATCCGAAGGTCTTCCTGTTCGACGAGCCGTTGTCCAATCTGGACGCCAAACTTCGCGTCACCATGCGCGTCGAAATCAAGGAGCTTCATCAGCGGCTGAAGACCACGACGGTCTACGTCACCCACGATCAGATCGAGGCGATGACGATGGCCAACAAGATCGTGGTGATGCGCGACGGCAGGGTCGAGCAGATCGGCAAGCCTCTCGATCTTTACGACTTTCCGGTCAACCTCTTCGTCGCCGGCTTCATAGGCAGCCCGTCGATGAACTTTCTTCAGGGCCGCGTCGCCACCCGCGACGGCAGGAAGTTTGTCGTCACCGACCAGGGCGTCGCCCTTCCCATGGAAAACACCAAGGTGGATGAAGGAAGGGGCGTTACCTACGGCATCCGACCGGAGCACATCACCATCGGCGCCGACGGCGTTCCGGTAGAGGTATCGGTGTTCGAGCCCACGGGTTCGGAGACATTGATCTTCGGCCGCGCGGGCGGAGTGCCGATCGACGCCTTGATCCGCGAGCGCATCGAGGCGGATCCCGGACGGACGATGTACTTCCACATCGATCCCCGACGTGCACATATCTTCGATCGGGAAACGGGCCAGAGACTGTGA
- a CDS encoding carbohydrate ABC transporter permease: MKTQNPWLPVVLWTLISLATLFPIYWLFVISVKQPFDLFSTPDVVLRSFFWKNYQDVLTNPTLRGYMLNSMIISSGNALLVTTLGFFACYALTRFDLAGKESIFFWTITNRMAPPAVFLLPLFLLLTQVYKIGDFSLADSRLGMILVYCSFNLPFAIWTLRPTVEGIPKELDEAAYMDGASPWTVLYDIVFPLARPGLAVTLILTWVFAWNEYLLAATLTNFNARTLTTGLSEYVTTTGTAWGIMAAISMLTLVPALIVFSVVQRHIVAGLTFGAVKG, encoded by the coding sequence ATGAAGACCCAGAACCCCTGGCTTCCGGTCGTGCTTTGGACCTTGATCAGCCTTGCGACGCTTTTCCCGATCTACTGGCTCTTCGTCATATCGGTGAAACAGCCCTTCGACCTGTTCTCGACGCCCGATGTCGTTCTCCGCAGCTTCTTCTGGAAGAACTACCAGGACGTGCTCACCAATCCGACCTTGCGCGGATACATGCTCAACTCGATGATCATTTCGTCAGGCAACGCGCTGCTCGTCACGACGCTCGGCTTTTTTGCCTGCTACGCGCTGACACGCTTCGACCTCGCGGGCAAGGAAAGCATCTTTTTCTGGACGATCACCAACCGCATGGCGCCGCCGGCCGTCTTCCTGCTGCCGCTTTTCCTGCTGCTGACGCAAGTCTACAAGATCGGCGACTTCTCGCTCGCCGATTCCCGGCTGGGCATGATCCTGGTCTACTGCTCCTTCAACCTTCCCTTCGCCATCTGGACGCTGCGCCCGACCGTCGAAGGAATTCCGAAGGAGTTGGACGAGGCGGCCTATATGGATGGCGCCAGCCCATGGACCGTCCTCTATGACATCGTCTTTCCTCTGGCGCGGCCCGGACTTGCGGTGACGCTGATCCTGACCTGGGTGTTTGCATGGAACGAATACCTGCTCGCGGCGACGCTCACCAACTTCAATGCACGGACACTGACCACCGGCCTGTCGGAATACGTGACGACCACGGGGACGGCTTGGGGCATCATGGCCGCGATCTCCATGCTGACATTGGTTCCGGCGCTCATCGTCTTTTCGGTGGTGCAACGTCATATCGTTGCCGGCCTGACCTTCGGCGCCGTGAAAGGATGA
- a CDS encoding sugar phosphate isomerase/epimerase family protein, whose translation MRRLGIHSFVWTGGQTQEGLEMALNKTAEHGYRTIEFAYLRPEKFNLDRLAKLAQSLDLEIGVTMGLPLDKDVSSEDASAVSAGKQTLADAVRAVRDVGGNKLGGILYSAHTKYNRQPTKKGWDNSVAAIAATGEVARQANVDLVLEVVNRFETNLLNTTAQGLKFISETGSQHVRLHLDTFHMNIEEANPAAAIRLAGDKIGYFHIGESNRGYLGDGVINFDLIFDALLDIGYKRDVVFESFSTTVVDEGLSLACAIWRDTWEDNDLLAAHAKRYIELKYDEAKRRRATSARP comes from the coding sequence ATGCGTCGATTGGGTATCCATTCATTTGTATGGACAGGCGGCCAAACGCAGGAAGGCCTGGAAATGGCCCTCAACAAGACGGCCGAACACGGATATCGCACTATCGAATTTGCCTATCTGCGCCCCGAGAAATTCAATCTCGATCGACTGGCAAAGCTTGCGCAGTCTCTAGATCTGGAGATTGGCGTGACCATGGGCCTGCCGCTCGACAAGGACGTATCGAGCGAGGACGCTTCTGCGGTGTCCGCCGGCAAGCAGACGTTGGCCGACGCCGTTCGCGCGGTCCGTGATGTCGGCGGCAACAAGCTCGGCGGGATTCTCTATTCCGCGCATACCAAGTACAATCGCCAGCCGACGAAGAAGGGCTGGGACAACAGCGTCGCCGCGATCGCCGCGACCGGCGAAGTCGCCAGGCAAGCGAACGTTGACCTCGTGCTGGAGGTTGTCAACCGGTTCGAGACGAACCTGCTGAATACCACGGCGCAAGGGCTCAAATTCATCTCCGAGACCGGATCACAGCATGTTCGTCTCCATCTCGACACGTTCCACATGAACATCGAAGAAGCCAATCCGGCCGCCGCGATCCGTCTTGCCGGCGACAAGATCGGTTACTTCCACATCGGCGAAAGCAATCGCGGCTATCTCGGTGACGGCGTCATCAACTTCGATCTGATCTTCGACGCTCTGCTCGACATCGGCTACAAGCGCGACGTCGTGTTCGAGAGCTTCTCGACGACGGTTGTCGATGAAGGCCTGTCGCTCGCCTGCGCGATCTGGCGCGATACCTGGGAGGATAATGATCTGCTTGCGGCGCACGCGAAGCGCTACATCGAGCTGAAATATGACGAGGCCAAGCGTCGCCGCGCCACAAGCGCGCGGCCCTGA
- a CDS encoding tagatose kinase, whose product MASILAPDALGPTVCVGEILVEIVATTVGDGFLGAQPLVGPFASGAPAIFISQCGRLGGKAAMVGAVGDDDFGRVNTDRLKRDGVDVSAISIDPDYPTGSAFVRYRKDGSRDFVYNIATSAAARFGWSELVGDLIDRSGHLHVMGSALSVPSARTVIDKAIDIVKARGGTLSVDPNLRKELKLDEDTERRFSKLVAAADLLLPSGEELERAAGVEGETEAIRRLFEIGVKEIVLKRGADGATYFGSQGDRIDAPAFVVQEVDPTGAGDCFGGAYLTCRRLGMSPQQALTYASAAGARNVMVLGPMEGAGSRLELDAFIASTERRR is encoded by the coding sequence ATGGCTTCAATACTGGCTCCGGACGCGCTTGGTCCCACGGTTTGCGTAGGGGAGATCCTCGTTGAGATCGTCGCAACGACAGTTGGAGACGGGTTCCTCGGAGCCCAGCCGCTCGTCGGACCGTTTGCGAGCGGAGCGCCGGCGATCTTCATCTCGCAGTGCGGCCGCCTCGGCGGTAAGGCCGCAATGGTGGGCGCCGTCGGCGATGACGATTTCGGCCGTGTCAATACCGATCGCCTCAAACGCGACGGCGTCGATGTTTCGGCGATCTCGATCGATCCGGACTATCCGACGGGAAGCGCCTTCGTTCGCTACCGGAAGGATGGCTCCAGAGATTTCGTCTACAACATCGCCACCTCAGCAGCCGCGCGCTTCGGCTGGTCTGAATTGGTCGGCGATCTCATCGACCGGAGTGGACATCTTCACGTGATGGGCTCCGCTCTGTCGGTTCCGAGTGCCCGCACGGTGATCGACAAAGCGATCGATATCGTCAAGGCGCGCGGGGGGACGCTCTCGGTCGATCCGAACCTTCGCAAGGAGCTGAAACTGGACGAGGACACCGAGCGCCGGTTTTCCAAGCTTGTCGCCGCCGCCGATCTCCTTCTGCCTTCCGGAGAGGAGCTTGAACGTGCCGCAGGTGTCGAAGGCGAGACAGAAGCGATCCGGCGCCTGTTCGAGATTGGCGTTAAGGAGATCGTGCTGAAGCGCGGAGCCGACGGCGCGACCTACTTCGGCAGCCAGGGAGACCGCATCGACGCTCCGGCCTTTGTAGTTCAGGAGGTCGACCCTACGGGCGCCGGCGACTGCTTCGGCGGTGCCTATCTCACCTGCCGGCGGCTCGGAATGTCTCCTCAGCAGGCCCTGACCTATGCCTCGGCCGCCGGCGCCCGCAACGTGATGGTGCTGGGTCCGATGGAAGGTGCCGGCAGCCGCTTGGAACTCGATGCGTTTATCGCTTCAACGGAAAGGCGCCGGTAA
- a CDS encoding ROK family transcriptional regulator: MNDTVSIGSSPRRIRQNNIVAALQTIYAHRSLSRADLARKLGMNRSSSGEIVAELTEGGFVQESEESGKQRLEHSRAGRPGIMLELVPDAAFFVGIEIGVEHISAVVVDLSAEVRACRIMAFDTPSSTVEEAVAQGIDLIIGAMAKRMIDRCKGLGLSTPSHVRPDGFVTLAPIIGWRDVPLKEIARSAFPASVPIAVENDANAFAIGDSYRHGVAGVTLFLLMETGVGGGIMIDGKLFRGGHGLAGEIGHTLVPGSGGQKLEQLIGREVLIRQYREAVGRDDADLQDFLGGVRDRVPAAVNIAETWSRHLAYALLQACRLLDPDRIVLGGSVASLYPMVAARVAVHMSEGQNIAFPTPEIVVDDDAEFRSAFGAACMLHQRFLSLESEEFGSEDGAPVPSAMS; the protein is encoded by the coding sequence ATGAACGACACCGTCTCCATCGGAAGTTCGCCGCGCAGGATCCGGCAGAACAATATCGTCGCCGCCTTGCAGACGATCTACGCCCACCGAAGCCTCAGCCGGGCCGATCTCGCCCGCAAGCTCGGCATGAACCGCTCATCCTCGGGAGAGATCGTCGCCGAACTGACGGAGGGCGGATTCGTTCAGGAGTCGGAGGAGAGCGGCAAGCAGCGCCTGGAGCATTCCCGCGCCGGTCGTCCCGGCATCATGCTCGAACTGGTTCCGGATGCTGCATTCTTCGTCGGGATCGAGATCGGCGTCGAACATATATCGGCTGTGGTTGTCGATCTCTCCGCCGAGGTTCGGGCATGCCGGATAATGGCGTTCGACACACCGTCTTCGACGGTGGAGGAGGCCGTGGCGCAGGGTATCGACCTGATTATCGGCGCAATGGCGAAGAGAATGATCGACAGGTGCAAAGGCTTGGGCCTATCGACGCCGTCCCACGTCCGCCCGGATGGATTCGTCACGCTGGCGCCGATCATCGGCTGGCGAGACGTGCCGTTGAAGGAGATCGCACGGTCAGCCTTCCCGGCCTCCGTCCCGATCGCGGTCGAAAACGATGCCAATGCGTTTGCGATCGGCGACAGCTATCGTCACGGCGTCGCAGGGGTGACCCTGTTCCTGCTGATGGAAACCGGCGTCGGCGGCGGCATCATGATCGATGGCAAGCTGTTTCGCGGCGGCCATGGTCTGGCGGGAGAAATCGGCCACACCCTGGTGCCGGGAAGCGGCGGTCAGAAGCTCGAACAACTGATCGGTCGCGAGGTGCTCATCAGGCAGTATCGCGAGGCTGTTGGACGCGACGACGCGGATCTGCAGGATTTCCTTGGTGGCGTTCGTGATCGTGTCCCGGCCGCGGTCAATATCGCCGAAACCTGGTCGCGCCATCTCGCCTATGCATTGCTGCAGGCCTGTCGTCTGCTCGACCCGGACAGAATCGTCCTCGGCGGCTCCGTGGCATCCCTGTACCCGATGGTGGCTGCCCGCGTGGCGGTCCACATGTCCGAAGGCCAGAACATAGCTTTCCCCACTCCGGAGATCGTCGTGGACGATGATGCCGAGTTTCGTTCCGCCTTCGGGGCGGCATGCATGTTGCACCAGCGCTTTCTGTCGTTGGAAAGCGAGGAGTTCGGCAGCGAGGACGGTGCGCCGGTCCCATCGGCGATGAGTTAA